A portion of the Halopelagius inordinatus genome contains these proteins:
- the glpB gene encoding glycerol-3-phosphate dehydrogenase subunit GlpB, which yields MPIREDVLVVGGGLAGSFAALAAAESGASVRLLSHKKSTLRQASGLIDVLGYVDGEGPHADPFAAMAELSDDHPYSVVGEEAVREGLRLFDEAVGDAYRGGHTETNALVPTHGGTVKPTARYPESVAPGLASIDGDALFVGFESLTDFEAPLAADHVAASGVPFNVRGATLRFPMAFRADAKVTRYARALDKNERVDGTGVRRALAEAVKEELDGEARVGFPAMLGDDHAEEVRRDLSDRLGAAVFEIPTGPPSLLGLTLEDILFDALDDAGVRMSVGNPVVDYEATDGRVDVVYVDQKHKRVPYHAEEFVLATGGLVGKGIRSNRERVEEPVFGLHVPHPDDRYEWSESAAFGDHAFARFGVVPDGEMRPTTERGEPQFENLRAAGGVVGGANTARENSASGVSLATAAVAGTRAGEEARR from the coding sequence ATGCCGATTCGTGAGGACGTCCTCGTCGTCGGCGGCGGACTCGCCGGGAGTTTCGCGGCACTCGCCGCCGCCGAATCCGGCGCGAGCGTCAGACTTCTCTCGCACAAAAAGAGCACGCTCCGGCAGGCGAGCGGACTGATAGACGTGCTCGGCTACGTGGACGGGGAGGGGCCGCACGCCGACCCGTTCGCGGCGATGGCCGAGTTGTCCGACGACCACCCGTACAGCGTCGTCGGCGAGGAGGCCGTCCGCGAGGGCCTGCGCCTCTTCGACGAGGCGGTGGGCGACGCCTACCGCGGCGGGCACACGGAGACGAACGCGCTCGTTCCGACCCACGGCGGGACGGTGAAACCGACGGCTCGCTACCCCGAGTCGGTCGCCCCCGGACTCGCCAGCATCGACGGGGACGCGCTCTTTGTCGGGTTCGAGTCGCTGACCGACTTCGAGGCGCCACTCGCCGCGGACCACGTCGCCGCGTCGGGCGTCCCCTTCAACGTCCGCGGCGCGACGCTTCGCTTCCCGATGGCGTTCCGCGCCGACGCAAAGGTGACTCGGTACGCCAGAGCCCTCGACAAGAACGAACGAGTCGACGGGACGGGCGTCCGTCGCGCCCTCGCGGAGGCGGTCAAAGAGGAACTCGACGGAGAGGCGCGCGTGGGGTTCCCGGCGATGCTCGGCGACGACCACGCCGAAGAGGTCAGACGCGACCTGTCGGACCGACTCGGTGCGGCGGTGTTCGAGATACCGACCGGGCCACCGAGTCTGCTCGGTCTCACGCTCGAAGACATCCTGTTCGACGCACTCGACGACGCTGGCGTCCGCATGTCGGTGGGCAACCCCGTCGTGGATTACGAGGCCACAGACGGCCGCGTAGACGTCGTCTACGTGGACCAAAAACACAAGCGCGTCCCCTACCACGCCGAGGAGTTCGTCCTCGCGACGGGGGGACTCGTCGGCAAGGGAATCCGGTCGAACCGCGAACGGGTCGAAGAACCCGTCTTCGGACTTCACGTTCCGCACCCCGACGACCGCTACGAGTGGTCCGAGTCGGCGGCGTTCGGCGACCACGCCTTCGCGCGGTTCGGCGTCGTCCCCGACGGCGAGATGCGACCGACGACCGAGAGAGGCGAACCGCAGTTCGAGAACCTCCGCGCGGCCGGCGGCGTCGTCGGCGGGGCGAACACCGCCCGCGAGAACTCCGCGAGCGGTGTCTCGCTCGCGACGGCGGCCGTCGCCGGTACCCGCGCGGGAGAGGAGGCACGTAGATGA
- the glpA gene encoding anaerobic glycerol-3-phosphate dehydrogenase subunit GlpA, with product MTETPSVLVIGGGSTGCGIARDLAMRGLDVTLVEKGNLTHGTTGRMHGLLHSGGRYAVSDQASAKECIEENRVLRRIASHCVEMTGGLFVQRPEDDDDYFEKKLEGCRECGIPAEVLSAEEAREMEPYLAEDVKRAIRVPDGAVDPFRLCVANAASAIEHGARIETHSEVIDVLVDGGEIVGVEVEHQSGEGPHVHGQPGTTEEIHADYVVNATGAWAGQIGDLAGVDVEVRPSKGVMTIMNVRQVDTVVNRCRPKGDADIVVPHETTCILGTTDEEVENPEDYPEEGWEVDMMIDTLSELVPVLSESRTIRSFWGVRPLYEPPGTGTTDSTDITRDFFLLDHADRDDLPGMSSIVGGKFTTYRMMAEQISDHVCGKLGVDADCRTAEVPLPGSEDFTVLDDYMEEFGIRSPVGRRSTQRLGSRADEVLGGWDGPNPVVCDCEAVTRAEIQDAIDASGTDLNAVRIRTRASMGNCQGAMCCHRMANELSSEYDELVVRDSFDDLYQERWKGERHALWGEQLSQAMLKHMLHATTMNRDGDAAAREGSVDFDAFDAGPDVASGGAGGGPDRAATDGGPDRVGSTSDRRSDGGIEGETDADS from the coding sequence ATGACCGAAACGCCGAGCGTCCTCGTCATCGGCGGGGGTTCGACCGGGTGCGGCATCGCGCGTGACCTCGCGATGCGCGGACTCGACGTCACCCTCGTCGAGAAGGGGAACCTGACCCACGGGACGACGGGTCGGATGCACGGCCTGCTCCACAGCGGCGGTCGGTACGCCGTCTCGGACCAGGCGTCAGCGAAAGAGTGCATCGAGGAGAACCGCGTCCTACGCCGAATCGCGAGCCACTGCGTCGAGATGACCGGGGGGCTGTTCGTCCAGCGACCGGAGGACGACGACGACTACTTCGAGAAGAAACTGGAGGGCTGTCGCGAGTGCGGCATTCCGGCCGAGGTGCTCTCGGCCGAGGAGGCCCGGGAGATGGAGCCGTACCTCGCAGAGGACGTAAAGCGAGCCATCCGCGTCCCCGACGGCGCGGTGGACCCGTTCCGCCTCTGCGTCGCAAACGCCGCAAGCGCGATAGAGCACGGCGCGCGAATCGAGACCCACTCCGAGGTGATAGACGTCCTCGTCGATGGCGGGGAAATCGTCGGCGTCGAAGTGGAACACCAGTCCGGGGAGGGACCGCACGTCCACGGCCAACCCGGAACGACAGAGGAGATTCACGCCGACTACGTCGTGAACGCGACTGGCGCGTGGGCCGGCCAAATCGGCGACCTGGCCGGCGTCGACGTGGAAGTCCGCCCCTCGAAGGGCGTCATGACCATCATGAACGTCCGGCAGGTGGACACCGTCGTCAACCGCTGTCGGCCGAAGGGCGACGCGGACATCGTCGTGCCGCACGAGACGACGTGCATCCTCGGAACGACCGACGAAGAGGTAGAAAACCCGGAGGACTACCCCGAAGAGGGGTGGGAGGTGGACATGATGATAGACACCCTCTCGGAGTTGGTTCCGGTGCTGTCGGAGTCCCGAACCATCCGTTCGTTCTGGGGCGTCCGACCGCTGTACGAACCGCCGGGGACGGGGACGACGGACTCGACGGACATCACGCGCGATTTCTTCCTCTTGGACCACGCCGACAGAGACGACCTGCCGGGGATGTCCTCCATCGTCGGCGGGAAGTTCACCACCTACCGCATGATGGCGGAGCAGATTTCCGACCACGTCTGCGGGAAACTCGGCGTCGACGCCGACTGCCGCACCGCCGAGGTTCCGCTTCCGGGCTCCGAGGACTTCACCGTCCTGGACGACTACATGGAGGAGTTCGGCATCCGGTCGCCCGTCGGGCGGCGGAGCACCCAGCGCCTCGGGTCGCGCGCCGACGAGGTGCTCGGCGGATGGGACGGTCCGAACCCCGTCGTCTGCGACTGCGAGGCGGTCACACGCGCGGAGATACAGGACGCCATCGACGCCTCGGGGACCGACCTCAACGCCGTCCGCATCCGCACCCGCGCTTCGATGGGCAACTGTCAGGGCGCGATGTGCTGTCACCGGATGGCGAACGAACTGTCCTCCGAGTACGACGAACTCGTCGTCCGCGACTCGTTCGATGACCTGTACCAAGAGCGCTGGAAGGGCGAACGGCACGCCCTCTGGGGCGAGCAGTTGTCCCAAGCGATGCTGAAGCACATGCTCCACGCGACGACGATGAACCGCGACGGCGACGCGGCGGCCAGAGAGGGGAGCGTCGACTTCGACGCGTTCGACGCCGGCCCCGACGTCGCCTCGGGCGGGGCGGGAGGCGGGCCGGACAGGGCTGCGACGGACGGCGGTCCCGACCGCGTCGGGAGCACGTCAGACCGGAGGTCCGACGGCGGAATCGAAGGAGAGACCGATGCCGATTCGTGA